From Aquila chrysaetos chrysaetos chromosome 3, bAquChr1.4, whole genome shotgun sequence, the proteins below share one genomic window:
- the LOC115338855 gene encoding LOW QUALITY PROTEIN: perilipin-3-like (The sequence of the model RefSeq protein was modified relative to this genomic sequence to represent the inferred CDS: deleted 2 bases in 1 codon), translated as MASAMPDKERAAKTSLEVKEEEQQDAVNQVANLTLVSSACDIVSTAYASTKESHPYIRSVCDAAEKGVKSVTEATASCVQPVLTTLEPHGNPLWKGRFAPACEGLSLLPALEGVLGCGNVPLHHVAAASEYASKGLDKLEEKLPLLQKPVEQILSDTKELVSLKVADVKDAVSSKVTEVMDVTKETLQSSMEAARSAVTSVGMVMDSKVGQTAVSRAEAVLGRTEDSSLPIGNEELAKLAASEEGADIMSVEQQQEKRQYFVRLGSLSDELRLFAYLRSTDKMKQVWQGMQGALAQLHCIIELIEVFKQGFNQKVQEGQEKLHQMWLDWSKKSSEESGDKTPAEAEEMESLALLMACSITQQLQITCCKIVSAIQGLPSSLQDKVKQSLSTIEELHASFSVANSFQDLSSSVLSQRKLAVIQEYMEELLDYLKNNTPLSWLVGPFSPREEEEETSQEHEPLQEKEAETAGTGHHEASTTLV; from the exons ATGGCCTCTGCTATGCCTGACAAAGAGAGAGCTGCCAAGACCTCCCTGGAGGTGAAGGAAGAGGAACAGCAG GATGCAGTAAATCAGGTGGCTAACCTGACCTTGGTGAGCTCTGCCTGTGACATAGTTTCTACAGCTTATGCCTCCACTAAGGAGAGCCACCCCTACATCAGATCTGTGTGTgatgcagcagagaaaggagtgaAGAGTGTGACCGAAGCCACAGCCAGCTGTGTGCAGCCAGTTCTGACTACACTGGAGCCTCATGGTAATCCCCTGTGGAAGGGCAGGTTTGCACCTGCCTGTGAGGGACTCTCT CTCCTTCCAGCTCTGGAAGGAGTCCTAGGATGTGGAAATGTACCTCTCCATCAC gttgctgcagCTAGTGAGTATGCCTCCAAGGGTTTGGATAAACTAGAGGAAAAGCTCCCACTCCTTCAAAAGCCAGTGGAACAG ATCCTCTCTGATACAAAAGAGCTGGTATCATTGAAAGTGGCTGATGtgaaggatgctgtgagcaGCAAAGTGACAGAGGTGATGGATGTAACTAAGGAGACTCTTCAGAGCAGTATGGAGGCTGCCAGATCTGCAGTGACCAGTGTGGGGATGGTTATGGACTCCAAAGTGGGCCAGACGGCTGTaagcagagcagaagctgtgctggggagaacAGAAGACAGCTCTCTCCCTATTGGAAATGAGGAACTAG CCAAACTGGCAGCATCTGAGGAAGGTGCAGACATAATGtctgtggagcagcagcaggagaagagaCAGTACTTTGTGCGGTTGGGGTCTCTCTCTGATGAACTTCGCCTGTTTGCCTACCTGCGCTCAACAGACAAAATGAAGCAGGTCTGGCAGGGCATGCAGGGGGCCCTTGCACAGCTTCACTGCATCATTGAACTG ATTGAAGTGTTTAAGCAAGGATTTAATCAAAAGGTTCAGGAGGGGCAGGAGAAACTACACCAGATGTGGCTGGACTGGAGTAAAAAGTCTTCTGAAGAGAGTGGAGATAAAACACCTGCAGAGGCAGAG GAGATGGAGTCTCTGGCCCTGCTCATGGCATGCAGTAtcacacagcagctgcagatcACCTGCTGTAAAATAGTGTCTGCAATTCAAGGCCTTCCCTCAAGCCTTCAGGATAAGGTGAAACAATCTCTCAGTACCATAGAGGAGCTTCATGCTTCTTTCTCAGTAGCAAACTCCTTCCAGGACCTGTCCAGCAGTGTCCTGAGCCAGAGGAAGCTGGCTGTGATCCAGGAGTAcatggaggagctgctggactACCTGAAGAACAACACACCTCTGTCCTGGCTGGTGGGACCCTTCTCccccagggaggaggaggaggaaacctCCCAGGAGCATGAGCCCTtgcaggagaaggaag